A genome region from Tolypothrix sp. PCC 7712 includes the following:
- a CDS encoding response regulator transcription factor: MDILIVEDEIEIAQLIQLSLEKEGFICRISRDGINALRMFQEQPPDLIILDLMLPGLDGLEVCARIRQKPGAKDPYILMLTAKGEEIDRVIGLSTGADDYMVKPFSPRELVARVRALLRRSLRQGGQNQVNRSQHFIVDIDQRTASRQLDDHAPEVLDLTTLEFNLLSTFVSNPGRVWNRTQLIDKLWGDNFFGDERVVDTHIARLRKKIEPDPANPTFIKTVVGVGYKFDDSTTT, encoded by the coding sequence ATGGATATTTTAATTGTTGAAGATGAAATAGAAATTGCCCAATTAATCCAACTGAGTTTAGAAAAAGAAGGATTTATCTGCCGTATTAGCCGTGATGGTATCAATGCCTTGCGGATGTTTCAAGAACAACCACCAGATTTAATTATTTTAGATTTAATGCTGCCTGGTTTAGATGGGCTAGAAGTCTGCGCCAGAATTCGCCAAAAACCAGGCGCGAAAGACCCCTATATTTTAATGCTCACAGCTAAAGGCGAGGAAATCGATCGCGTTATTGGCTTGTCTACTGGTGCTGATGATTACATGGTTAAGCCCTTCAGCCCCAGAGAATTAGTTGCGAGAGTGCGTGCTTTGTTAAGGCGTAGCCTACGCCAAGGGGGACAAAATCAAGTTAATCGTAGCCAACATTTTATTGTTGATATAGATCAGCGTACTGCGAGTCGTCAGCTAGATGATCACGCACCAGAAGTTTTAGACTTAACCACCTTAGAATTTAACTTGCTAAGTACCTTTGTCAGCAATCCTGGGCGAGTTTGGAACCGCACCCAACTAATTGATAAACTTTGGGGCGATAATTTTTTTGGTGATGAGCGCGTAGTCGATACTCACATAGCGCGGTTACGCAAAAAAATTGAACCCGATCCAGCGAATCCCACTTTTATTAAAACTGTGGTGGGAGTAGGCTATAAATTTGATGACTCAACTACAACTTAA
- a CDS encoding NYN domain-containing protein encodes MNLSSFTQEKEKDKHLKQESQWQERQIINHKEAEENNKPATATSSLLFQGIHRGRVAIFIDGLNLLQAALQLGLEIDYLKLLCRLTENSRLLRAFFYTGIDNSRSPAMRLRSHEKQQGFLFWMRRNGYRVVTKEFQISENSKKPNLNVEIAVDMINLAPYYDTAVLVSGDGDLAYAVNAVSSTGVRVEVVSLRAITSDILIDVADYFVDLDSIKKHIQKDSKVGYNYRHLSTSGL; translated from the coding sequence ATGAATCTTAGTAGTTTTACCCAAGAAAAAGAAAAAGATAAACACCTGAAACAGGAATCACAATGGCAAGAAAGGCAGATAATTAATCATAAAGAAGCTGAAGAAAATAACAAGCCAGCGACTGCAACATCAAGTTTACTTTTTCAAGGCATTCATCGTGGTAGAGTTGCTATTTTTATTGATGGATTAAACCTATTGCAAGCAGCATTGCAACTCGGTTTAGAAATTGACTATCTGAAATTACTTTGTCGCTTAACCGAAAACTCACGATTGCTGCGAGCTTTCTTTTATACTGGGATAGACAACTCGCGATCGCCTGCTATGCGTCTTCGTTCTCATGAAAAGCAGCAGGGCTTTTTATTCTGGATGCGTCGTAATGGCTATCGTGTGGTTACCAAAGAATTCCAAATTTCCGAGAATTCTAAAAAACCTAATTTAAATGTAGAAATTGCTGTAGACATGATCAATCTCGCTCCCTACTATGATACCGCTGTCTTAGTAAGTGGAGATGGAGATTTAGCTTATGCTGTGAATGCTGTTAGTAGCACAGGAGTCCGGGTAGAAGTTGTCAGTTTACGAGCTATTACCAGTGATATCCTAATTGATGTCGCTGACTACTTCGTTGACCTAGATAGCATTAAAAAGCACATCCAAAAGGATTCCAAGGTTGGCTATAATTATCGCCATCTCTCCACTTCTGGTCTTTAA
- a CDS encoding sensor histidine kinase, with protein sequence MKKDWRWTKSLPLASRLLFSHLVVMIVGVFSLVIISKISSPRFFVLHLERLENEGLNLIDIRAELVQGFETAWRRSTIWSVIVGTTAAGGLSYWVSRRIMQGLTDMEQITRQFAAGNFEARLPMSDIPEINQLGASFNRMANSLEGVEARRRELIGDMTHELRTPLTVVRGYLEQLADEEIEPSPEIYRRLAKETKRLERLVNDLQELSKAEAGYLAINIQRVNLRPLLDSLVEKFTDQLLEDGPVLRLECSSPMPLVLADLDRTEQILVNLLGNAIRYTAQGAITIRVWTESSRLWIAVVDTGIGIAPEDLPHVFERFWRADSSRARQSGGTGIGLTISQRLVELQGGEIQVESQQGLGSTFKFSVPLA encoded by the coding sequence ATGAAAAAGGACTGGCGCTGGACAAAGTCCTTACCTTTAGCATCGCGCTTATTATTCTCCCACTTAGTCGTGATGATAGTGGGGGTATTTAGCTTAGTAATCATTAGTAAAATTTCTTCTCCTCGCTTCTTTGTTCTTCACTTAGAACGACTAGAAAATGAAGGGTTAAATTTAATTGATATTCGCGCTGAATTGGTGCAAGGATTTGAAACTGCTTGGCGACGAAGCACTATTTGGTCAGTAATAGTGGGTACTACAGCCGCAGGTGGATTGAGTTACTGGGTATCTAGAAGGATTATGCAGGGATTGACCGACATGGAGCAAATTACCAGGCAATTTGCGGCGGGTAATTTTGAAGCGCGTTTACCAATGTCTGATATTCCCGAAATTAACCAGTTAGGTGCTAGCTTTAACCGGATGGCAAACAGTTTAGAAGGCGTGGAAGCGAGGCGACGGGAACTGATTGGAGACATGACTCATGAACTAAGAACACCTCTAACAGTTGTACGCGGTTACTTAGAACAACTAGCCGATGAAGAAATTGAGCCATCACCAGAAATTTATCGGCGGCTAGCAAAGGAAACTAAGCGTTTAGAGCGTTTGGTTAACGATTTACAAGAACTTTCCAAAGCTGAAGCAGGTTATTTAGCAATTAACATACAGCGTGTAAATTTACGTCCTTTATTAGATTCATTAGTAGAAAAATTTACAGACCAGTTATTAGAAGATGGCCCGGTTCTCCGCTTGGAATGTTCATCTCCTATGCCTTTGGTGTTAGCAGATTTGGATCGTACAGAACAAATACTAGTAAATCTTTTAGGTAACGCCATACGTTATACGGCACAAGGAGCAATTACCATCCGTGTTTGGACGGAATCATCTCGACTGTGGATTGCTGTTGTAGATACTGGTATTGGAATTGCTCCTGAAGATTTACCCCATGTTTTTGAGCGTTTTTGGCGCGCTGACTCATCCCGCGCTCGTCAATCTGGCGGGACAGGGATTGGTTTAACCATCTCTCAGCGCTTAGTGGAATTGCAAGGTGGTGAAATCCAAGTAGAGAGTCAACAAGGGTTGGGTAGTACTTTTAAATTCTCTGTGCCTTTAGCTTAA
- a CDS encoding transposase yields MLSEPKHGGCSRLAEILGNVSHDSVNRFLLRERYAPYDLFSTVKTIINLTGGILSVDDTVIEKLYSNPKYAELIGYFWSGKYHKSIKGINLITLYYSDIHGSSVPINYRIYDKKEGKTKNDYFQEMLIEVIDWGVKPRLVTGDSWYSGVENLKFLRNQKLGFLFGVEKNRTVSNEPGKYCQVSGLEIPDEGLVTHLREFGFIKLFRKVFKKEDSRHYILYLPDAEALQQITRSEFVTIHDTHWGIESFHRAIKQVCGICRFMVSQCVGRVSRLEATGEPVRVRDSHAIKTHIFCSLQAFVRLELMRSENIISNWYELQRNLFTLVVRDYIVDNLTNTCAA; encoded by the coding sequence TTGTTATCGGAACCGAAGCATGGAGGATGCAGTAGGTTAGCAGAAATATTGGGGAATGTTTCACATGATAGTGTGAACCGTTTTTTGTTGAGGGAGAGATACGCTCCCTATGATTTGTTCAGTACGGTAAAGACTATTATTAACTTGACAGGAGGGATTTTAAGTGTAGACGACACAGTCATAGAAAAACTGTACAGTAATCCAAAATATGCAGAATTAATCGGTTATTTTTGGTCAGGTAAATATCATAAAAGTATCAAAGGGATAAATTTAATTACGCTGTATTACAGCGACATACATGGAAGCTCAGTACCAATAAATTACAGAATATACGATAAAAAGGAGGGGAAAACGAAGAACGATTATTTCCAAGAGATGCTAATTGAAGTAATTGATTGGGGTGTAAAACCAAGGCTAGTAACAGGAGATAGTTGGTACTCAGGAGTAGAAAACTTAAAATTTTTAAGAAACCAGAAATTGGGTTTTCTATTTGGGGTTGAGAAAAATAGAACTGTCTCTAATGAACCAGGAAAGTATTGCCAAGTAAGTGGTTTAGAGATTCCTGATGAAGGGTTGGTAACTCATCTGAGAGAATTTGGATTTATCAAATTGTTTAGGAAAGTCTTCAAAAAAGAAGACTCTAGACATTATATATTGTATCTACCAGATGCTGAAGCTCTTCAGCAAATAACTCGCAGTGAATTTGTGACAATTCATGATACTCATTGGGGAATAGAAAGTTTTCACAGAGCAATAAAACAAGTATGTGGAATTTGTCGATTTATGGTGAGCCAGTGCGTTGGGCGGGTCTCCCGACTTGAAGCAACTGGCGAACCCGTAAGGGTTAGAGATAGCCATGCAATTAAAACACACATATTTTGCTCACTTCAAGCATTTGTTCGTTTAGAGCTAATGCGGTCTGAAAACATCATTTCTAATTGGTATGAATTACAAAGAAACTTGTTTACTTTAGTTGTGCGTGATTATATTGTGGACAATCTCACCAATACTTGTGCTGCCTAG